A region of the Edaphobacter lichenicola genome:
AAGGAAGTGAATTCGCGAGTGCAGACTTCTAGCGCGGGGATTGATTTTTCGGCGACGGATCGGCAGACGAAGAGGCTGGTGGAGTTGGAGGATGTCTCGGTTGTGCTGGGGGATCGGAAGATTGTGGAGGGGTTGAATTTTCTGGTGACCTCCGGGATGCGCGTGGGTCTGGTGGGGCCGAATGGGAGCGGAAAGACTACGCTGCTGCGGTTGCTGACTGGTGAGCTGGAGCCTTCGCAGGGGACGATCAAGAAGGCGGCTTCGCTGAAGATTGTCTACTTCAGCCAGATGCGTGAGCTGGAGGAGGGCGTGACGCTGCGACGGGCGCTGGCTCCGGATTCGGACTCGGTTGTTTATCAGGGACGCGTGGTGCATGTGGCGAGTTATGCTACGAAGTTTTTGTTTACGAGTGAGCAGCTGAACCAGCCGGTAGAGAGGCTGAGTGGCGGCGAGCGGGCTCGTGTATTGATCGCGAAGTTGATGTTGGAGCCTGCGGATTTGCTGCTGCTGGATGAGCCGACGAACGATCTGGATATTGCGACGCTGGAGATTCTGGAGGAGAGTTTGCTCGAGTACACGGGCGCGTTGGTATTAGTGACCCATGATCGTTACATGTTGGATCGGGTATCGACGATTGTGCTGGGGCTGGATGGGCGGGGTGGTTCGGAGATGTTTGCGGACTACTCGCAGTGGGAGCAGTGGCGGGGTGTGAAGGTGGAGGAGGCGATCGCTCCGGGGGCTGCGGGGGTTGCGGTTTTGCCGGCGGCTGCAACGAGCGCTTCGAATGGGGCTTCGAATTCGGGTGGGAAGAAGAAGCTTTCTTATCTGGAGGCTCGTGAGTACGCGGGGATTGAGGCAGCGGTGGAGGCGGCGGAGGATCGGCTGCAGAAGGCTCGGGAGATGATTGAAGATCCGGCGGTGGCAGTAGATGCGGGGCGGTTGACGGCCGCGCTGGCGGAGATGGAGGCGGCGCAGGAGGAAGCAGATGGGTTGTATGCGCGGTGGGCAGAGTTGACGGAGAAGGTTGGGTAGGTCTTCCTTGTTGCGGGTATGTTGGTTGGTGGAGGAGAGCGGTCGGGCTTCGCCCGATGCCCATACATCAAGTTCGATGTATGGGGCACCCGGCTTCGTCGACGGTGGGGCTTTAGTGGATAGGCGTTAGTGTTGCGCGAGGACTCGGCGGTTGGATTCTGATTGCACTTTGTCCAGGTCGTGGTGGAGGAGTTGATTGTGCTCGACCATGAGCTCGCCACCGACGTAGACGCTGTCGATGTCGCGTTCGGCTGCGATGAGGACGAGGTTGGCGTAGGGGTCTTCGAGGGAGACGCCGAGACGCTTCGGGTTGATGAGGAGGAGGTCGGCGAACTTGCCGGGTTCGAGGGAGCCTAGTTTGTCTTTGACGTTGAGGACGTCGGCTGAGCCCATGGTGTGGAGCCAGAGGACCTGGTAGGGGCTCATGATGGTGGCGTCTTCGTACTTGTCGTGGATGGCGTAGAGGCCGGTGCGCATGTTTTCGAAGGGGTCGGCGAGGTCGGCGCTGGCTTCGCCATCGACGCCCATGCCGACGCGGATGCCCATCTTGAGGTACTTCGGTATATCGGCGACACCTGAGGCGAGGCGGCCGTTCGAGAGCGGGTTCCACGACATGGAGGCTCCGGCCTGAGAGGTCTGCTGGAGGATGAAGTCGTCGGTGTGAATGAAGTGGCCGAAGATGAGCTGGTTGGTGAGCAGGCCGCTGTCCATGAGCCAGCGGAATTTGGAACGCTGTTCGCCTTGGTCGTCGGGCGCTTCAATGTAGTGGGTTTGGTTGCCGAGGTGGAACTCCTTCATCATGGCGGCTTCCATGACGGACTGCTGGTAGGTGTTGTTGAAGGCGGTCATGCCGCTGATCATGACGCTGAGGAAGCGGGGGTCGGGTGGTTGATTGGCGGTCCAGTCGAGGAAGGTCTTGAGGCGTGTGCGGGCCTGGTCGATGGTGATGGCGGGAGACATGCGGTCGGGGCCGTAGCTGTGCACGAAGCGGATGCCGGACTCGGCTGCCCCGCGGAACTGGGCTTCTTCGAACTGATTGTTCAACTCGGCGGTTTTGGCTCGGCCACCGTAGGTGAAGTTGTAGGCGGTGGTGATGCCGTGCTCGAGGTGGTCGAGCGAGCCGAGGAGAGCGAACCAGTACATATCTTCCGGGGAGGCTTTGGAGGCGTGGACTCCGTAGAGATCGTCGATCCAGCCGGGCAGGGTCTTGTCGGCGGCGAGACCTCGGTAGGCTGCCTGCCAGAGGTGGCTGTGCGCGGAGATGAAGCCGGGGATCATGAGGTCGCCGTGGGCGTCGATGATCTTGTCGGCGTGGAGAGTTGCGGGCGGTTCTCCGGCGGCGACGGCCAGGATGGTGCCGTCTGGTGCGATGGAGAGATAGCCGTTGATGGGTTCGCGCTGGTTGGCGGCCATGGTCATGATGCGGGCGTTGCGGATGATGAGTTTGGGATTCGCGGCGAATGCGGGGGAGATGAGGATTGTGACGAGGACGAGTGTCCGGCGAAGGAGGACTGGAAGATGAGGGGGCATGGTTGTGTTTAGCGTGGATGGATTGTCAAGTCAATTGGAAAGTGCTGCGTGGCGGGGGGTGGGTTGTTTGCGAGTGTGCGGTATGCTGCTGGAACTATGAAAAAACTTCTTTGTGGGCTTGTCGGTGGGCTTGTCGGTGGGCTTGGATGCGGGTTGGTTGCTGGTTTTGCGGCGTCGGCGATTTGCTTGGCGCAGGATGCGGCGCCAGCTAAGCATGTGGTGGTGCTGCATGCGGCTCGGATGCTGGATGTGGCTGCGGGGAAGTTGGTGGCTCCGGGTGAGGTGCTGGTGGAAGGAGAGAGGATTGTTGCGGTGGGTCCGCAGGTGGAGCGGCCTGCTGGCGCGGAGATGATTGATTTGGGGGACGCGACGTTGATGCCGGGGTTGATTGATGCGCATGTGCATCTGTTTCTGCATCCGGGGGCGGAAGATCTGCAGACGGTGCAGGAGAGTGTGCCGGAGCGGACTTTGATCGCGGCGGGCGCGGCGAAGGCGGATCTGATGGCGGGGTTTACCGCTGAGCGCGATATGGGCACCGAAGGCGCGGGCTGTGCGGACGTTGCGGTGCGGAATGCGATCAACTCCGGGTTGATTCCGGGGCCGCGGATGCGGATGAGCTGCAATGCGATTGATTTGACGGGTGGGCATGAGGATGCGATCGGGTATAACCCGGCGCAGAGGGTGCTCTCGAATGCGGACTATGCGGATTCGAGTGAGGAGATTGTGAAGGTGATGCGGGAGCAGCGGAAGGGTGGGGCGGACTTTACGAAGGTGTATGAGACGGGCAGGGATTTGTTTCATGATGGCGGGTTTGAGACACCGTATCAGTACACGGAGGCGGAGCTTGCAGCGGCGGTGAAAGAGGCCGAGCGGACGGGCGGTGGTGCGGGTTCTGGGCGTGGGGTTGCAGTGCATGCCACGGGGGAGCCGGGGACGGGGTTTGCGGTGGCGGCGGGCGTGGCTTCGGTGGATCATGCGTATCAGTTGAGCGATGCGACGATGAAGGCGATGAAGGAGAAGCAGATTTATGCAGTGCCGACGTTTGCGATTGCGGAGTACTTTGCGGAACATGCGGCTACTCCGGCGCGGGCGGAGTGGGATCGCACGGAGCAGACCTACCATGCGGCGGAGTTCAAGAAGCAGCTGGCGGCGGGAGTGCCGATGGTGGTGGGGAGCGATGTGGGGCCGTTTCCGCATGGGACTCAGGCGCGTGAGCTGGAGTTGATGGTGGAGTTTGGCATGAAGCCGGCTGCGGTGTTGCAGGCGGATCTGTTGAATGGTGCGAGGCTACTGGGTTGGGCGGGAAAGATTGGGGAGTTGAAGGCTGGATACTTTGCGGACGTGATCGCGGTGCCGGGAGATCCGCTGGTGGATATTTCGGCGACTACGAAGGTTTCGTTTGTGATGAAGAACGGGGTGGTTTACAAGCGGCCTTGAGGTGCAGCCTGAGGGCTTGCTCTCAGGCTGACCACTGCTCGTCGGCGGAGGGGCCGTAGAGTGCGGGGACGGGGATGTCGTTGAGGCGGAGATAGACGCCTAGCTGCGCGGTGTGGTGGATGAGGTGGTTGAAACACATCTGGCGGAAGGTGAGCGAGCGGGGTTTGTTCGAGATGATCTGGTCGCCGTAGCTGAACTTCCAGAGTTTGGCGAGGTCTTCGTCGGAGGATGCGGCGATGGCCTTGCGGCAGGCGGCGGCGCTCTCGTCCAGGTTTTGCAATGCATTTGCGGTGGTGGTGAACTCGAGCGGGACGTGGGGACGTTTTGGGGCGGCCATGTCCATGTCGTCGTCGAGGATGATG
Encoded here:
- a CDS encoding ABC-F family ATP-binding cassette domain-containing protein; the protein is MPPILNAQGLTKAFGATPLFREISFTVSDGDRIGLIGPNGAGKSTLLKVLAGDEDADAGDVAVRKRARVGYVAQESVFAPGVTVREVLEAALVRAKVSEGEHEGRLRETSGRTGFPSLDAEAARLSGGWRKRLAIAEAVVTHPDVLLLDEPTNHLDLAGIAWLEELLNEGSFACVLISHDRYFLENVATEIVELNRVYAEGLLRVKGSYSKFIEGKQAYMEAQSKLQDALKNRVKIEVDWLRRGPKARSTKAKARIDNAQDLIGQLKEVNSRVQTSSAGIDFSATDRQTKRLVELEDVSVVLGDRKIVEGLNFLVTSGMRVGLVGPNGSGKTTLLRLLTGELEPSQGTIKKAASLKIVYFSQMRELEEGVTLRRALAPDSDSVVYQGRVVHVASYATKFLFTSEQLNQPVERLSGGERARVLIAKLMLEPADLLLLDEPTNDLDIATLEILEESLLEYTGALVLVTHDRYMLDRVSTIVLGLDGRGGSEMFADYSQWEQWRGVKVEEAIAPGAAGVAVLPAAATSASNGASNSGGKKKLSYLEAREYAGIEAAVEAAEDRLQKAREMIEDPAVAVDAGRLTAALAEMEAAQEEADGLYARWAELTEKVG
- a CDS encoding amidohydrolase family protein, translated to MPPHLPVLLRRTLVLVTILISPAFAANPKLIIRNARIMTMAANQREPINGYLSIAPDGTILAVAAGEPPATLHADKIIDAHGDLMIPGFISAHSHLWQAAYRGLAADKTLPGWIDDLYGVHASKASPEDMYWFALLGSLDHLEHGITTAYNFTYGGRAKTAELNNQFEEAQFRGAAESGIRFVHSYGPDRMSPAITIDQARTRLKTFLDWTANQPPDPRFLSVMISGMTAFNNTYQQSVMEAAMMKEFHLGNQTHYIEAPDDQGEQRSKFRWLMDSGLLTNQLIFGHFIHTDDFILQQTSQAGASMSWNPLSNGRLASGVADIPKYLKMGIRVGMGVDGEASADLADPFENMRTGLYAIHDKYEDATIMSPYQVLWLHTMGSADVLNVKDKLGSLEPGKFADLLLINPKRLGVSLEDPYANLVLIAAERDIDSVYVGGELMVEHNQLLHHDLDKVQSESNRRVLAQH
- a CDS encoding metal-dependent hydrolase family protein, which codes for MKKLLCGLVGGLVGGLGCGLVAGFAASAICLAQDAAPAKHVVVLHAARMLDVAAGKLVAPGEVLVEGERIVAVGPQVERPAGAEMIDLGDATLMPGLIDAHVHLFLHPGAEDLQTVQESVPERTLIAAGAAKADLMAGFTAERDMGTEGAGCADVAVRNAINSGLIPGPRMRMSCNAIDLTGGHEDAIGYNPAQRVLSNADYADSSEEIVKVMREQRKGGADFTKVYETGRDLFHDGGFETPYQYTEAELAAAVKEAERTGGGAGSGRGVAVHATGEPGTGFAVAAGVASVDHAYQLSDATMKAMKEKQIYAVPTFAIAEYFAEHAATPARAEWDRTEQTYHAAEFKKQLAAGVPMVVGSDVGPFPHGTQARELELMVEFGMKPAAVLQADLLNGARLLGWAGKIGELKAGYFADVIAVPGDPLVDISATTKVSFVMKNGVVYKRP
- a CDS encoding DinB family protein, translated to MTIAEILLQDFDTEISNTRRTLERVPEGKNDWKCHDKSMVLGKLAMHCATLPLFGSYIILDDDMDMAAPKRPHVPLEFTTTANALQNLDESAAACRKAIAASSDEDLAKLWKFSYGDQIISNKPRSLTFRQMCFNHLIHHTAQLGVYLRLNDIPVPALYGPSADEQWSA